A window from Manis javanica isolate MJ-LG chromosome 10, MJ_LKY, whole genome shotgun sequence encodes these proteins:
- the LOC140843938 gene encoding nuclear envelope pore membrane protein POM 121-like: protein MNSLFRKRNKGKYSPKVQTRRPGPPKSGFSSQSSDGHLDKRPSTYAVSCLKGTCTCGIRLSSRNAITSSYSSTGGISQVPSPGAVEEFWKRRGPSSSPSSGPSSFRLQTAERSPRKMRGEELSPHSGSSAPSIGDKQSQGEQGTTTPGKQNWDSPPTPSSSRLRRRRFPLVPSRRGIPLILPPAPVLCGPITREEYYREEQAQSEKWLKWIFQGEGETASNSEGGDPPATPPSPPNVTLPAAETAAPAASLPAAVTDVLLRHLEQLADFLCLPSCPGCVPFPSGYKKDVTSLAVMRRRGLQIGSRAQRGAVSGRTFPKPQESQDQDPWEPDRKRRRIA, encoded by the exons ATGAACTCGCTCttcaggaagagaaacaaaggcaaatacAGCCCCAAGGTGCAGACCCGGAG gCCTGGGCCTCCGAAGAGTGGCTTCAGTTCCCAGAGCTCAGATGGCCACTTGGATAAGAGACCCTCCACCTATGCTGTGAGCTGCTTGAAGGGCACGTGCACATGTGGCATCCGTCTGTCCAGCCGCAATGCCATTACCAGTTCCTACAGCTCGACTGGAGGCATCTCTCAGGTTCCTTCCCCTGGTGCTGTGGAAGAA TTCTGGAAGAGGAGAGGTCCCAGCTCGTCACCCTCCTCCGGTCCCTCCTCGTTCCGCCTGCAGACAGCAGAGAGGTCACCAAGGAAAATGAG AGGAGAGGAGCTTTCTCCTCATTCCGGCTCCTCAGCTCCCTCCATAGGAGACAAGCAGtcccagggagaacagg GCACAACCACACCTGGGAAGCAGAACTGGGATTCTCCACCTACGCCCAGCAGCTCCCGGCTCCGCAGACGCAGGTTTCCCCTGGTGCCCTCCAGGCGAGGGATCCCGCTGATCTTG CCTCCAGCTCCCGTGCTCTGCGGCCCGATCACACGCGAAGAGTATTACCGGGAGGAGCAAGCTCAGTCGGAGAAGTGGCTGAAGTGGATCTTCCAGGGTGAGGGTG aaACTGCATCGAACTCGGAGGGTGGGGACCCACCTGCCACCCCACCTTCTCCTCCGAATGTCACCCTGCCCGCTGCTGAGACTGCTGCTCCcgcagcctccctcccagccgCAGTGACTGACGTGCTGCTGAGGCACTTGGAGCagttggcagacttcctgtgccTACCATCTTGCCCAG GGTGCgttcccttcccctctgggtaCAAGAAAGATGTGACCTCACTGGCAGTCATGCGCCGCCGAGGTTTGCAGATAGGCAGCAGAGCTCAGAGAGGAGCTGTTTCTGGCAGGACTTTTCCCAAACCACAGGAAAGCCAG GATCAAGATCCCTGGGAGCCCGACAGAAAACGCAGGCGTATAGCATAG